One Denticeps clupeoides chromosome 3, fDenClu1.1, whole genome shotgun sequence DNA window includes the following coding sequences:
- the klf1 gene encoding Kruppel-like factor 1 isoform X2, translating into MGPGDGSSSYQDRRLISETHTSEQQDPPQTQLEEEGSSCWDMELFLSGWGRMSPDQNPSQDYSSQQVDQGALYQGGIQDGDPAPHGSSNGSVMVELLPSDESLSSSAPDFYGNLNLRKPPFVYPNLDQYGNHMDLPSERDPSKPKPWYYGNYEDQQALVVPFSDSRFLQTTSANADMSTAILPSPHYSFIPNYSHPKLYPHQGAGYMHSQVPGHFSNSQGLLSDSTVLPTGPVEKCSRRAVGKKRAAVHSCEYPGCSKTYTKSSHLKAHLRTHTGEKPYHCTWDGCGWKFARSDELTRHYRKHTGQKPYECVLCQRAFSRSDHLALHMKRHS; encoded by the exons ATGGGGCCTGGCGATGGCTCCTCAAGCTACCAAGATAGGAGATTGATATCAGAGACCCACACCAGTGAGCAGCAGGACCCTCCTCAGACTCAGCTGGAGGAGGAAGGCAGCAGCTGCTGGGACATGGAGCTCTTCTTGTCAGGCTGGGGGCGCATGTCTCCTGACCAGAACCCTAGTCAGGACTATAGCTCTCAGCAGGTGGACCAAGGTGCTCTTTACCAAGGGGGTATTCAGGATGGAGATCCAGCTCCTCATGGGAGCAGCAACGGTAGTGTCATGGTTGAGCTGCTCCCCTCTGATGAATCCTTGAGTTCCTCAGCCCCTGACTTTTATGGTAACCTGAATCTCAGGAAGCCACCCTTTGTCTACCCAAACCTGGATCAATATGGGAACCATATGGACCTGCCCTCTGAGAGAGACCCTTCTAAACCAAAACCATGGTATTATGGGAACTACGAGGACCAGCAAGCATTGGTAGTCCCATTCTCTGATTCCAGGTTCCTCCAAACAACATCTGCTAATGCAGATATGTCAACGGCCATCCTGCCATCTCCTCACTACAGTTTCATTCCTAATTACTCCCACCCCAAACTCTACCCACACCAAGGGGCTGGCTACATGCACAGCCAGGTTCCGGGACATTTCTCCAACAGCCAGGGGCTGCTCTCTGATTCCACAGTGCTCCCTACAGGACCGGTGGAGAAGTGCAGCCGGAGAGCTGTTGGGAAAAAACGTGCTGCGGTTCACAGCTGCGAATATCCTGGCTGCAGCAAGACCTACACCAAGAGTTCCCACCTCAAAGCTCACCTCCGAACTCACACAG gagagaagccctaccactgCACCTGGGATGGCTGTGGGTGGAAGTTTGCCCGTTCAGATGAACTGACACGCCACTACCGCAAGCACACCGGCCAGAAGCCGTACGAGTGTGTGCTGTGCCAGAGGGCATTCTCGCGCTCTGACCACCTGGCCTTACACATGAAGAGACATTCGTGA
- the misp3 gene encoding mitotic interactor and substrate of PLK1, which produces MEAEYYDDNQSDSGVSADFSPNSTGDIPNGTLTPEPEEPSHPPPNETPIEREIRRAAEREQSLRRSRGLNKAMEFVEIPLRKPVLSEVLGSKPTKNEGVDRQFAGKKMQKEIHLELQREQVLVELGRVPGVYEKGTVRQLHERKLLFEVFQIPKEPGLISPSQGKRSFSASTSDLSTLSPLDDMSLSSSCNVSFVDQTQSPTPQDQGFTGSPLISHRPEFPESTNSQVIVVEVPPPPPHSIAPASRQDWETIPVTVLDAGSVPVTVVDFGANGCSTPPDGRDDQLNEAMEAQGITQGNPFFKLRSSISMLPNVEQDIREAQEREMELRKLRTSLYGVMDTSRREGGGGWRTPSREIRTPVPPPNGLPALCQHSRSPSSASDRPSGKLDLTWPPPLADSAPKGPKEAPNPRHKNGLLQRWEAGMLNGHSEGED; this is translated from the exons ATGGAAGCTGAGTATTATGATGACAACCAGAGTGACAGCGGCGTGTCTGCAGACTTCTCTCCCAACAGCACTGGGGATATCCCGAACGGAACCCTGACTCCAGAACCAGAGGAACCCTCCCATCCACCACCCAATGAAACCCCGATCGAGAGGGAGATCCGTCGAGCAGCAGAACGGGAGCAGAGCTTGCGCCGCTCCCGAGGCCTCAATAAAGCCATGGAGTTTGTGGAGATCCCACTGAGGAAGCCAGTCCTTTCTGAGGTGCTGGGTTCAAAGCCGACTAAAAATGAAGGCGTGGACAGGCAGTTTGCTGGAAAGAAGATGCAGAAGGAGATCCACCTAGAGCTTCAGAGGGAACAGGTCCTAGTGGAACTCGGCAGGGTCCCTGGTGTCTATGAGAAGGGCACTGTGCGACAGCTCCATGAAAGAAAGTTGCTGTTTGAAGTCTTTCAGATTCCAAAGGAACCAGGCCTGATAAGCCCGTCTCAGGGCAAGAGATCCTTCTCAGCTTCCACCAGTGACCTCTCTACTTTGAGTCCTCTGGATGATATGTCACTTTCCTCATCTTGTAACGTGTCCTTCGTAGACCAGACCCAGAGCCCGACACCACAGGACCAAGGTTTCACTGGCAGTCCACTCATAAGCCACAGGCCTGAGTTTCCAGAGAGCACCAACAGCCAGGTTATCGTTGTGGAGgttcctccaccacctcctcacAGTATAGCTCCAGCGTCCAGACAGGATTGGGAGACAATACCAGTGACTGTGTTGGATGCTGGGAGTGTACCAGTAACCGTAGTGGATTTTGGGGCTAATGGCTGTTCCACACCACCAGATGGTAGGGATGATCAGCTAAATGAAGCAATGGAAGCACAGGGGATCACACAAGGGAATCCCTTTTTCAAGCTGCGCTCATCCATATCTATGCTGCCAAATGTGGAACAAGACATCCGGGAAGCCCAGGAAAGGGAAATGGAGCTACGGAAGCTGAGGACCAGCCTGTATGGAGTCATGGACACAAGTCGGCGAGAAggaggtggagggtggaggacaCCTAGCAGAGAGATACGAACCCCAGTGCCACCCCCAAATGGTCTGCCAGCTCTATGCCAGCATTCCCGTTCGCCATCATCAGCATCTG ATCGACCATCCGGCAAGCTGGACCTAACATGGCCTCCACCCCTGGCAGACTCGGCTCCCAAAGGCCCAAAAGAG GCCCCAAACCCCAGGCATAAGAACGGCCTGCTGCAGCGATGGGAAGCAGGCATGTTGAACGGCCACAGCGAGGGAGAAGACTGA
- the klf1 gene encoding Kruppel-like factor 1 isoform X1 produces MKERPGHRTFVVEKSCLWSEVEVPGPSTELMALLQEILPSFSSFSNFCNSTQNMKVMGPGDGSSSYQDRRLISETHTSEQQDPPQTQLEEEGSSCWDMELFLSGWGRMSPDQNPSQDYSSQQVDQGALYQGGIQDGDPAPHGSSNGSVMVELLPSDESLSSSAPDFYGNLNLRKPPFVYPNLDQYGNHMDLPSERDPSKPKPWYYGNYEDQQALVVPFSDSRFLQTTSANADMSTAILPSPHYSFIPNYSHPKLYPHQGAGYMHSQVPGHFSNSQGLLSDSTVLPTGPVEKCSRRAVGKKRAAVHSCEYPGCSKTYTKSSHLKAHLRTHTGEKPYHCTWDGCGWKFARSDELTRHYRKHTGQKPYECVLCQRAFSRSDHLALHMKRHS; encoded by the exons ATGAAAGAAAGGCCTGGTCACAGAACCTTCGTGGTAGAGAAATCATGCTTATGGAGTGAGGTTGAGGTTCCAGGCCCCAGCACAGAACTGATGGCTTTACTGCAGGAAATTCTGCCCTCATTCAGCTCTTTCTCAAATTTCTGCAACTCCACTCAGAACATGAAG GTTATGGGGCCTGGCGATGGCTCCTCAAGCTACCAAGATAGGAGATTGATATCAGAGACCCACACCAGTGAGCAGCAGGACCCTCCTCAGACTCAGCTGGAGGAGGAAGGCAGCAGCTGCTGGGACATGGAGCTCTTCTTGTCAGGCTGGGGGCGCATGTCTCCTGACCAGAACCCTAGTCAGGACTATAGCTCTCAGCAGGTGGACCAAGGTGCTCTTTACCAAGGGGGTATTCAGGATGGAGATCCAGCTCCTCATGGGAGCAGCAACGGTAGTGTCATGGTTGAGCTGCTCCCCTCTGATGAATCCTTGAGTTCCTCAGCCCCTGACTTTTATGGTAACCTGAATCTCAGGAAGCCACCCTTTGTCTACCCAAACCTGGATCAATATGGGAACCATATGGACCTGCCCTCTGAGAGAGACCCTTCTAAACCAAAACCATGGTATTATGGGAACTACGAGGACCAGCAAGCATTGGTAGTCCCATTCTCTGATTCCAGGTTCCTCCAAACAACATCTGCTAATGCAGATATGTCAACGGCCATCCTGCCATCTCCTCACTACAGTTTCATTCCTAATTACTCCCACCCCAAACTCTACCCACACCAAGGGGCTGGCTACATGCACAGCCAGGTTCCGGGACATTTCTCCAACAGCCAGGGGCTGCTCTCTGATTCCACAGTGCTCCCTACAGGACCGGTGGAGAAGTGCAGCCGGAGAGCTGTTGGGAAAAAACGTGCTGCGGTTCACAGCTGCGAATATCCTGGCTGCAGCAAGACCTACACCAAGAGTTCCCACCTCAAAGCTCACCTCCGAACTCACACAG gagagaagccctaccactgCACCTGGGATGGCTGTGGGTGGAAGTTTGCCCGTTCAGATGAACTGACACGCCACTACCGCAAGCACACCGGCCAGAAGCCGTACGAGTGTGTGCTGTGCCAGAGGGCATTCTCGCGCTCTGACCACCTGGCCTTACACATGAAGAGACATTCGTGA